From the genome of Miscanthus floridulus cultivar M001 chromosome 10, ASM1932011v1, whole genome shotgun sequence, one region includes:
- the LOC136488487 gene encoding uncharacterized protein encodes MAKTLRDYSTPAITNVPVEPAINVGDGNFELHTGLNTMVQANQFYGLPSKDANAHLHHFLELCDTMVIKDVAPRSIRLHLFPFSLLEKAKQWFYKEKEAVKMWDKYLAAFLAKFFPMGKTNALRGRILNF; translated from the coding sequence ATGGCTAAGACCCTCCGCGACTACTCCACCCCTGCTATTACCAACGTGCCCGTTGAGCCTGCTATCAACGTTGGGGATGGGAACTTCGAGCTCCATACCGGCCTCAAcacgatggtgcaggcaaaccaattCTATGGTTTGCCAAGCAAGGACGCGAACGCGCATCTCCATCACTTTCTTGAATTGTGCGACACGATGGTCATCAAGGACGTCGCACCTAGGAGCATCAGGCTCcacttgtttcccttctcccttttagagaaggcaaagcaatggttttaCAAGGAAAAGGAAGCTGTCAAGATGTGGGACAAATATTTGGCGGCGTTCCTCgccaagttcttccccatgggcaaaaccaatgccctaaggGGACGAATTTTGAACTTCTAG